From a region of the Mucilaginibacter auburnensis genome:
- a CDS encoding DoxX family protein: MQKEKRIYWIITIIAMALIVLPSYFAPKAYLIEAIKKMGFPAYFALELDVLKIVGAVIILIPAIATMFKEWAYVAFGILLLSASLGHWVADGPAKGIAPLVPFAVLCISYYYFRKLNYPNEVS; encoded by the coding sequence ATGCAAAAAGAAAAAAGAATTTATTGGATCATCACCATTATCGCTATGGCTTTGATCGTGCTGCCGTCCTATTTTGCCCCAAAGGCATACTTAATCGAAGCCATAAAGAAGATGGGCTTCCCCGCTTATTTTGCTTTGGAACTGGATGTCCTTAAAATTGTTGGCGCGGTAATTATACTCATCCCTGCTATAGCTACAATGTTTAAAGAATGGGCCTATGTCGCTTTCGGAATATTACTGCTTTCAGCAAGCCTCGGGCACTGGGTCGCTGATGGCCCTGCAAAGGGAATAGCACCGCTGGTACCTTTCGCTGTATTGTGTATATCTTATTATTATTTCAGGAAATTGAACTATCCGAACGAAGTGTCCTGA
- a CDS encoding LuxR C-terminal-related transcriptional regulator, translating to MKEPEFKQHQKFSVDLSRREMEILTLLAERFTNIEIADRLFTKKRSINGITKAYTMFVKSSIRMGRGCS from the coding sequence ATGAAGGAGCCCGAATTTAAGCAACATCAAAAATTTTCCGTTGACTTGTCTCGCAGAGAGATGGAAATATTAACACTTTTGGCAGAAAGGTTTACTAACATCGAAATAGCAGACAGACTTTTCACCAAAAAAAGATCAATTAACGGAATAACAAAGGCATATACCATGTTTGTTAAGAGCAGCATACGCATGGGGCGTGGCTGCTCTTAA
- the dinB gene encoding DNA polymerase IV, protein MSDLSDYRKIIHIDMDAFYASVEQRDNPEFVGKALIVGGLPEGRGGVVATASYEARRFGVRSAMPSKQALQLCPDAIFVKPRFDAYKEVSRQIREIFKRYTDLIEPLSLDEAYLDVTQDKQGIGSALTIAHAIKEAIRSELRLTASAGVSVNKFVAKIASDINKPDGMKFIGPSAIETFMEQLPVEKFYGVGKVTAAKMKAMGLFTGADLKQLSEAELLRNFGKTGSFYYQIVRGIDERPVTPSRPAKSLAAEDTFAYDLRTLEEMEAQLDTLALIVYGRLNKSKLQSCTVTLKVKYHDFKQITRNRSFLAPIDDLETITRVAKELLALNFEEGQRVRLLGISLSNFARETEQLRLF, encoded by the coding sequence ATGAGCGATCTTAGTGATTACAGAAAGATTATCCATATTGATATGGATGCATTCTATGCATCTGTTGAACAGCGCGATAATCCTGAATTTGTGGGTAAAGCATTGATTGTTGGTGGGTTGCCAGAAGGTCGGGGTGGTGTAGTGGCCACCGCAAGTTATGAAGCCCGGCGGTTTGGGGTAAGGTCAGCCATGCCCTCCAAGCAGGCTTTGCAGCTTTGTCCGGATGCTATATTTGTAAAGCCTCGTTTTGACGCTTATAAAGAAGTTTCCCGCCAGATACGTGAGATTTTTAAACGTTATACAGATTTGATCGAACCGCTGTCATTGGATGAGGCCTATCTGGATGTAACACAAGACAAGCAAGGTATCGGCTCAGCCTTGACAATAGCACACGCTATAAAAGAAGCCATCCGTTCAGAGCTCAGGCTAACCGCATCAGCAGGTGTTTCGGTAAATAAGTTTGTAGCCAAGATTGCCTCTGATATTAATAAGCCGGATGGAATGAAATTTATTGGCCCTTCAGCCATTGAAACCTTCATGGAACAGCTTCCGGTAGAGAAGTTCTATGGTGTTGGAAAAGTAACGGCAGCTAAAATGAAAGCGATGGGCTTGTTCACGGGCGCCGATCTCAAACAACTAAGTGAAGCAGAATTGCTTCGTAACTTTGGCAAAACAGGTAGCTTTTACTATCAGATTGTACGTGGTATTGATGAGCGACCTGTTACGCCATCCAGACCCGCTAAGTCACTCGCTGCGGAAGATACATTCGCTTATGATTTGAGAACGCTTGAGGAAATGGAGGCGCAATTAGATACACTGGCGCTTATTGTGTATGGGCGGCTGAATAAAAGCAAGTTACAAAGTTGCACGGTTACACTTAAGGTTAAATACCATGACTTTAAACAGATTACCCGGAACCGTTCATTCCTCGCACCGATTGACGACCTTGAAACAATTACGCGTGTTGCTAAAGAATTACTGGCACTAAACTTTGAAGAAGGCCAGCGCGTAAGGCTACTGGGTATTTCGCTATCCAATTTCGCGCGTGAAACCGAACAATTACGGCTATTTTAA
- a CDS encoding DUF3253 domain-containing protein, translating into MIDRSTIADAIVTKATERGPEKSTCPSEVARAIFPDNWREHMQEIRNVAIDLCKEGSIIITQKGKDVDVTNFKGPVRIKVKRQYKPETDF; encoded by the coding sequence ATGATAGATCGCTCAACCATTGCTGATGCCATTGTTACCAAAGCGACAGAACGTGGGCCTGAAAAAAGTACATGCCCATCTGAAGTTGCCCGCGCAATTTTTCCGGACAACTGGCGTGAACATATGCAGGAAATCCGCAATGTTGCGATAGATCTCTGCAAAGAAGGAAGCATAATAATCACGCAAAAAGGCAAAGACGTTGATGTTACAAATTTTAAAGGACCTGTTCGCATCAAAGTTAAACGACAGTACAAACCAGAGACTGATTTTTAA
- a CDS encoding tetratricopeptide repeat-containing sensor histidine kinase — protein MIARKVIIQLRICPDMYRYVLVFFMVAFRAAGWTNVYGQNLVGAAQLKAAKMHYNQGNYLKSLTMALPVYQEAVRNQQPDMAADAGNLIGLVELAQGRPQEALAYFKRAKAANEALHKEGRLAANLLNISLAKSDLHQLDSAVTFIKQSLSISKRRHLHNLTAMGNNHLADFYARQGKLAQAEQLYHTVIGNKVYQDGWENSFAYAGLAGIAFERRQYPLAAKLADRSYQLSLTIDAKWDAARALELAHRSYKAMGSIDSAYKRLLIYKDVSDSIFNATKEQQINKLKLEAQATENQNLRNAISMAEQKQKINHLYVITVTAIIIAVLLSALLIYRRISHRNQLLEREQAASKKHSRIIEEQNKKLNRLNQDKDRLLSIISHDLRSPFASLQSTLTVFRAEGLSVDELSGLLGELSTQVNAASLMLDSLLIWAANQLEGVSTRMVPIDLVAKVDKVISFMSVAARDKGIEIIHEKDTLPHVCADADQIRIIIQNLLSNALKFTPKGGYIRISYTINDDEVVLAVRDSGVGMSPSVLAGLLSGNDSYSSTYGTANEKGIGLGLQLVRDFAAKNALILSGDSVPGEGTAFFLHFRQLS, from the coding sequence ATGATTGCTCGCAAGGTGATTATTCAATTAAGAATTTGTCCTGATATGTACCGATATGTGCTTGTCTTTTTTATGGTTGCCTTCCGTGCCGCAGGATGGACAAACGTGTATGGGCAAAATCTGGTGGGCGCAGCGCAGCTCAAAGCAGCGAAAATGCATTACAACCAGGGTAATTACCTCAAGTCACTTACGATGGCTCTCCCGGTATACCAGGAAGCCGTACGCAACCAGCAACCGGATATGGCAGCGGATGCCGGGAACCTGATAGGACTGGTGGAACTGGCGCAGGGGCGGCCGCAGGAGGCACTGGCTTATTTTAAACGGGCAAAAGCTGCCAATGAAGCGCTGCATAAGGAGGGTCGTTTGGCAGCCAATCTGCTCAATATCAGCCTGGCTAAATCCGATCTGCATCAACTGGACAGTGCCGTTACCTTCATTAAACAATCCCTCTCCATCAGCAAACGCCGCCATTTACATAACCTGACAGCTATGGGCAATAACCATCTTGCAGATTTTTACGCAAGACAAGGTAAACTGGCACAGGCAGAGCAGCTTTATCATACCGTCATCGGCAATAAAGTTTATCAGGATGGATGGGAAAACAGTTTCGCCTACGCAGGGCTGGCGGGTATTGCTTTTGAGCGTAGGCAATACCCCCTTGCGGCCAAACTGGCGGATAGGTCTTATCAATTATCACTTACTATCGATGCGAAGTGGGACGCGGCACGCGCACTGGAGCTCGCGCATAGGTCTTATAAAGCTATGGGCTCAATTGACTCAGCCTACAAGCGGTTGTTGATCTATAAGGATGTAAGTGACAGCATTTTTAACGCAACCAAGGAACAGCAAATCAACAAACTGAAACTCGAAGCGCAAGCCACCGAGAATCAGAACCTCCGTAATGCAATCAGCATGGCCGAGCAAAAACAAAAAATTAATCATCTCTATGTAATAACGGTCACAGCCATAATCATTGCCGTATTGCTATCCGCGCTATTAATTTATCGGCGAATATCACACCGCAACCAACTGTTGGAGAGGGAGCAGGCAGCCAGCAAAAAACACAGCAGAATTATTGAAGAACAAAATAAAAAACTAAACCGGCTCAATCAGGATAAAGATCGTTTGCTTTCAATCATCAGCCATGACCTGAGAAGTCCGTTCGCTTCACTTCAAAGCACCTTAACTGTTTTTCGCGCCGAGGGCCTCAGCGTCGACGAACTCTCTGGTTTGCTCGGAGAACTTTCAACGCAGGTCAATGCGGCCTCGCTGATGCTGGACAGCCTACTGATCTGGGCGGCTAACCAGTTGGAAGGGGTGTCCACCCGTATGGTTCCAATTGACCTGGTGGCCAAAGTTGATAAAGTGATCAGTTTTATGAGTGTAGCGGCCCGTGATAAAGGAATTGAGATCATTCATGAAAAAGACACTTTGCCACATGTCTGTGCTGATGCAGACCAGATCAGGATCATCATACAGAATTTATTATCCAATGCCTTAAAATTTACGCCCAAAGGCGGTTATATCCGTATCAGCTACACAATTAATGATGATGAGGTAGTGTTAGCGGTACGGGATTCCGGCGTTGGTATGTCACCTTCCGTTCTGGCCGGCCTGCTTTCCGGCAATGACAGCTACAGCTCCACCTATGGAACAGCAAATGAGAAGGGCATTGGACTGGGACTTCAACTGGTTAGAGACTTTGCTGCAAAAAACGCGTTGATACTATCCGGAGACTCCGTCCCTGGTGAAGGCACAGCATTCTTTCTGCATTTCAGGCAACTCAGTTAA
- a CDS encoding AI-2E family transporter, which produces MEKQRGAVNQTYTQKVWLTVGIVALLVSAILIARVAFNVLLMILSGTLISTYFHGLADFIERHTKWKRRLAMITGLILTIVIVGLIFWFMGTRIEQQITQLSQSLPETVTHLKEKLAQNEIGRQILEATNTKPAGNLLDTARSFFTTSFGVLGDVYIILFLGIFFTANPSIYKDGLLLLIPPAKKPMGRQIMDRVSLSLKGWLKGMMISMVLVAIMIGIGLTIVGIPGALVLALLTGFLEIVPTLGSVIAMIPGTLLGLTVSTNTGIVVAIIYIISQTITANIVNPLIQKKMINLPPALTLISQLVMGSVSGALGIIMAVPLLAITVILVDELYVKKINNVPEEKGKLVTTKGITSID; this is translated from the coding sequence ATGGAAAAACAACGCGGCGCAGTAAATCAAACCTACACACAAAAAGTATGGCTCACCGTTGGTATTGTTGCCTTGTTGGTTTCTGCCATCCTTATAGCACGTGTTGCTTTTAATGTGCTGTTAATGATCCTTTCTGGTACGCTTATCTCCACCTATTTTCACGGCCTGGCTGATTTTATTGAACGCCATACAAAATGGAAACGAAGGCTGGCAATGATAACAGGTCTGATATTAACTATCGTAATTGTTGGGCTTATATTTTGGTTTATGGGTACACGCATAGAACAGCAAATTACCCAATTGAGTCAGTCGCTTCCGGAAACAGTCACTCATTTGAAAGAAAAATTAGCCCAAAACGAAATAGGAAGACAAATACTTGAAGCAACGAATACCAAACCTGCGGGCAACTTGCTTGACACAGCCCGTTCATTTTTTACTACCAGCTTTGGCGTACTTGGCGACGTTTATATCATTTTGTTTCTCGGCATTTTTTTCACCGCCAACCCTTCTATTTATAAGGATGGCTTGCTGTTACTCATACCCCCGGCAAAAAAACCGATGGGACGGCAAATTATGGACAGGGTTAGTCTTTCCTTAAAGGGATGGTTAAAGGGGATGATGATCTCTATGGTTCTGGTAGCAATCATGATAGGTATTGGTTTAACTATTGTTGGAATACCCGGCGCATTAGTATTGGCTCTACTTACCGGGTTTTTAGAAATTGTGCCAACTTTAGGGTCAGTGATAGCTATGATTCCCGGTACTTTGCTCGGACTTACCGTAAGCACCAATACCGGAATTGTTGTAGCCATCATTTACATTATTTCGCAAACTATTACTGCAAATATTGTAAACCCCCTTATTCAGAAAAAAATGATCAATCTTCCACCTGCTTTAACCCTTATCAGTCAATTGGTTATGGGGTCTGTTTCGGGGGCATTGGGTATCATTATGGCTGTGCCACTGTTAGCAATTACTGTAATTTTGGTTGATGAGCTTTATGTGAAGAAAATCAACAATGTTCCGGAAGAAAAAGGAAAATTAGTTACTACTAAAGGGATTACGTCAATTGATTAA
- a CDS encoding LacI family DNA-binding transcriptional regulator has protein sequence MKPQVTLKRISEMLNISISTVSRALKDHPDISETTRRKVQELAQMLEYEPNAYAISLRTNNSKEFGVILPDISNHFYLSFIASLEEEARRYGYSLIILQSGNDQAIERDNVKRCRFARVAGVFISVTAETEDIKEMLKMDEQNIPVIFCDKVPAFEACNKVCVADEQATHLAAAELLKKNKKNILAIFGDAHLSITQIRMLAFTAYMSEHNASAKYTIIHAANPQEAATAVQKAMKARRRPDAIFSMSDDILTGVMRSIQRSGLRFPDDIGLIAISDGYLPGLYYPEITYVETSGYKLGKLAFNRMMSCLSGSLFARTLIADAVLVPGGSL, from the coding sequence ATGAAACCCCAAGTAACCTTAAAGCGCATCTCTGAGATGCTAAATATCAGCATCTCTACTGTATCAAGGGCGCTTAAAGATCATCCTGATATTTCTGAGACCACTCGCCGTAAAGTACAGGAACTTGCGCAAATGCTGGAATATGAGCCAAACGCTTATGCTATTAGTTTGCGTACCAACAACAGCAAGGAGTTTGGGGTGATACTGCCGGATATATCCAATCACTTCTACCTGTCATTCATCGCCTCTTTAGAAGAAGAAGCGAGGCGATACGGCTATTCGCTCATCATCCTGCAATCTGGTAACGACCAGGCCATTGAGCGAGATAATGTTAAGCGCTGCCGCTTCGCGCGGGTGGCCGGTGTATTTATATCTGTTACTGCCGAAACAGAGGACATAAAAGAAATGCTGAAAATGGATGAGCAAAATATCCCTGTTATCTTTTGCGACAAGGTGCCTGCCTTTGAGGCCTGCAATAAGGTTTGTGTGGCTGATGAACAAGCTACCCATCTGGCCGCTGCCGAACTACTTAAAAAGAATAAAAAAAATATCCTGGCTATTTTCGGTGATGCGCATTTATCTATAACGCAGATACGTATGTTGGCTTTTACAGCTTATATGAGTGAACATAACGCCTCAGCAAAATACACTATTATTCACGCTGCTAACCCGCAGGAAGCCGCTACAGCAGTACAAAAGGCAATGAAAGCCAGGAGACGCCCCGATGCTATTTTTTCTATGAGTGATGATATACTTACCGGCGTTATGCGTAGCATACAACGTTCTGGCTTAAGATTTCCTGATGATATTGGTTTAATTGCCATTAGCGATGGTTACTTACCCGGCTTATACTATCCGGAAATAACTTATGTAGAAACCTCAGGTTATAAGTTGGGCAAGCTGGCTTTTAACCGAATGATGTCCTGCCTGTCAGGTAGTTTGTTTGCACGCACGTTAATTGCTGATGCTGTGCTTGTCCCGGGAGGTTCATTATAA
- a CDS encoding helix-turn-helix domain-containing protein, whose translation MPSPQDVAAYLQVSQRYLSDMLRAITGKTTQQHIHLVLIEKAKALLNQTDLTIAEIAYQLGFEHPQSFNKLFKQRTNTTPVQYRHDRLNTS comes from the coding sequence TTGCCTTCTCCTCAGGATGTTGCTGCGTACCTTCAGGTCTCACAACGCTATCTTTCAGATATGCTGCGCGCTATCACCGGCAAAACAACGCAGCAGCATATACATCTTGTGCTGATTGAAAAGGCAAAGGCTTTATTGAACCAGACTGACCTCACTATTGCGGAGATAGCCTACCAATTGGGTTTCGAGCATCCGCAGTCGTTTAATAAATTGTTTAAGCAACGCACCAATACCACGCCTGTTCAATACCGCCATGATCGGCTGAACACAAGTTGA
- a CDS encoding winged helix-turn-helix transcriptional regulator, with amino-acid sequence MILLSGKWKIQIVGWLLLYGKVRFMDMLRGIDGIAAKMLSKELQELEQNEIMVRTVMPTKPVTVEYELIEHGKTLSGVITAISTWGVTHRQFLFKKHFISQ; translated from the coding sequence ATGATCCTATTATCAGGGAAGTGGAAAATTCAGATCGTTGGATGGCTCCTGTTGTATGGTAAGGTGCGTTTTATGGATATGTTGCGCGGAATAGATGGTATTGCGGCAAAGATGCTCTCAAAAGAGTTACAGGAACTGGAGCAAAATGAAATAATGGTGAGAACAGTGATGCCAACGAAACCGGTAACCGTAGAATATGAGTTAATAGAACACGGTAAGACTTTAAGCGGGGTAATTACCGCTATCTCGACCTGGGGCGTAACGCATCGGCAATTCCTGTTTAAAAAACACTTTATTTCACAATGA
- a CDS encoding TonB-dependent receptor: MRKLLLAAFLLFAGTAVFAQQSVSVKGTVTDKSNQPLPGATVQCLTVPGGTATDVNGKFTLNNLPASNQLKLRVTYTGYTSVERIVDASAGGIDTLKIVLSNTDALSLTEVIVTASTGSGNRLTSSLSTSSLKSADLEKAAPRTTAEIFRSIPGVRSEATGGEGNANITVRGVPLSSGGSKYLQLQEDGLPVLQFGDIAFATADIFLRADQTLSRIEAVRGGSASTMATNSPAGIINFISKTGATEGGTVATTVGLDYQNFRTDFNYGAPIGNGLSFNIGGFYRQGQGPRTAGFLANNGGQIKANLTKQFNGGYVRVYFKLLDDRAAAYMPMPVQVTGSNDNPTYTSLPTFNINHGALQTPYILQTQGLGPNGGPYTSQVSDGMHPLSKTIGSEIQFDLGDRWTLDNRNRAAFNSGEFIAPFPASVGSTSAMLNQIGTATGRVLTGATVTNAVTGQAYTGSQAMIIHMFDAKLNNFNNFINDFKLRKDFDKAKLTFGYYKSSQNINMDWLFNSYLTSLDGESAVPLNITTAGGTSLSNNGQYAYGAPVWGNLHRNYNVNYDISAPYAGINLDLSSKLKFDGSLRYDMGRVRGNYSGNVQRSYDVNNDGTISANEQSVSAINFSDAKPVNYNYKYLSFSAGLNYLIDPSNAVFARYSSGGTAQADRILFTSSIFANGGAATAYNRIDQGELGWKLKYDKGGLFLTGFYAHTKEAGEFEVTTQRIIQNSYRAFGVELEGVTNVSSNFDVRYSATFTHARIVDGQYKGNKPRRQADLIYNIVPTYKAGALSFGASVLGTTASFTQDVNQLKLPAYVYVNPFFNYRFGKKWSASLNANNVFNAMGFTEAEEAAITGGQSNIVRARSITGRTISTTVMFNF, from the coding sequence ATGAGAAAGCTACTATTGGCAGCCTTCCTGCTGTTTGCCGGAACTGCCGTTTTTGCCCAGCAGTCTGTTTCTGTTAAAGGCACAGTTACCGATAAAAGTAACCAACCACTACCGGGCGCAACCGTACAATGTTTAACCGTACCAGGCGGCACGGCTACTGATGTAAACGGCAAATTTACCCTCAACAACTTACCGGCTTCTAATCAGTTGAAACTACGTGTAACTTATACCGGTTATACATCAGTTGAGCGGATAGTAGATGCTTCGGCAGGCGGTATAGATACCTTAAAAATAGTACTGAGTAATACTGATGCTTTGTCATTAACAGAAGTGATTGTAACAGCTTCAACAGGCTCCGGCAACAGGTTAACCAGCAGCCTTTCAACCAGCAGCCTTAAAAGCGCCGATCTGGAAAAAGCCGCTCCACGTACCACTGCCGAGATCTTTCGTTCAATTCCGGGTGTGCGTTCTGAGGCAACAGGCGGCGAGGGTAATGCCAATATAACCGTACGTGGTGTGCCATTATCATCGGGCGGTTCAAAATACCTGCAATTACAGGAAGATGGTTTACCTGTGTTACAATTTGGCGATATAGCCTTTGCTACCGCAGATATATTTTTACGGGCCGACCAAACGCTAAGCCGAATTGAGGCTGTAAGAGGCGGTTCGGCTTCAACTATGGCGACTAACTCACCTGCGGGTATCATTAACTTCATCAGCAAAACCGGCGCTACCGAGGGCGGTACAGTAGCCACAACTGTTGGCTTAGATTATCAAAACTTCCGCACTGATTTTAACTATGGCGCGCCTATTGGCAACGGATTGAGCTTTAACATTGGTGGTTTTTATCGTCAGGGACAAGGCCCGCGTACAGCAGGTTTTTTAGCCAACAACGGCGGACAGATCAAGGCTAACCTTACCAAGCAATTTAACGGAGGTTATGTAAGAGTTTACTTTAAATTATTAGATGACCGCGCTGCGGCCTACATGCCAATGCCTGTACAGGTAACAGGTTCTAATGATAACCCCACTTACACGTCTCTGCCAACCTTCAATATTAATCATGGTGCGTTGCAAACCCCTTACATTTTGCAAACCCAGGGTCTTGGCCCCAATGGCGGCCCTTACACAAGTCAGGTTAGCGATGGTATGCATCCATTATCAAAAACAATAGGCAGCGAAATTCAGTTTGATCTGGGCGACCGCTGGACTTTGGATAACCGCAACCGCGCCGCTTTTAACTCCGGAGAATTTATCGCGCCATTTCCTGCCTCGGTAGGTTCTACAAGCGCAATGCTCAACCAGATAGGTACTGCAACAGGCCGCGTGCTTACCGGCGCAACCGTAACCAACGCTGTAACCGGTCAGGCATATACCGGTAGCCAGGCTATGATCATCCATATGTTTGATGCCAAGCTGAATAACTTTAACAATTTTATTAATGATTTTAAATTGAGGAAAGACTTTGACAAAGCTAAGTTGACCTTCGGTTATTATAAATCAAGCCAAAACATTAATATGGATTGGTTATTCAATTCCTACCTCACCAGTCTTGACGGTGAAAGTGCTGTTCCGCTTAACATAACTACAGCAGGTGGTACTTCATTGAGTAACAATGGTCAATATGCATACGGTGCGCCTGTTTGGGGTAATCTGCACCGTAATTATAATGTTAACTATGATATTTCCGCACCTTATGCAGGCATCAACCTTGACCTTTCATCAAAATTAAAATTTGATGGTAGCTTAAGATATGACATGGGCAGGGTAAGAGGCAATTATTCAGGCAATGTGCAACGCAGCTATGATGTAAATAATGACGGTACGATAAGCGCCAATGAGCAAAGCGTATCTGCCATTAATTTTAGCGATGCCAAGCCTGTTAATTACAATTATAAGTATTTATCGTTCTCTGCCGGTTTAAATTATTTGATAGATCCGTCAAATGCGGTATTTGCACGCTATAGCTCTGGTGGTACAGCACAAGCCGACCGCATACTATTCACTTCAAGTATATTTGCTAATGGCGGTGCGGCAACGGCTTACAATCGTATTGATCAGGGCGAGTTAGGCTGGAAATTAAAATATGATAAAGGAGGATTATTCCTTACCGGCTTTTACGCGCACACCAAAGAAGCCGGCGAATTTGAAGTTACTACACAACGCATCATTCAAAACAGCTACCGCGCTTTTGGTGTGGAGTTAGAAGGTGTTACTAATGTAAGCAGCAATTTTGATGTTCGTTACAGCGCAACCTTTACTCACGCCCGTATAGTTGATGGCCAGTACAAAGGCAACAAGCCGCGTCGTCAGGCTGATCTGATCTATAACATTGTACCTACTTACAAAGCCGGAGCTTTGTCATTTGGTGCAAGTGTTTTAGGTACTACCGCATCTTTCACACAAGATGTTAATCAGTTAAAACTGCCTGCTTATGTATATGTAAATCCATTCTTTAACTATCGCTTTGGTAAAAAATGGTCAGCATCATTAAATGCCAATAACGTTTTCAATGCCATGGGCTTTACAGAGGCGGAAGAAGCAGCTATAACAGGCGGACAAAGTAATATTGTACGCGCCCGTTCAATTACCGGCCGTACCATTTCAACAACCGTGATGTTCAACTTCTAA